The Actinomycetes bacterium genome has a window encoding:
- a CDS encoding ABC transporter ATP-binding protein, which produces MEKIIIAENLTKKYGSTIAVNNLNLTINKGEIYGLLGPNGAGKSTIILMLLGLTEPTSGSISVAGFNSTREPLKVKRITGYLPEKVGFYEDMTARDNLTYTAELNNIKYSEIPEKTDRVLETVGLLKNKNQPVKQFSKGMKQRLGIADVLIKDPQLVIFDEPTEGLDVKVANSILETIIRLNQEKGITFMLSSHQLNLVQKICHRVGVLSKGNLIGEGEIDKLGRDLFGGGKYRIEIEINPFDQGLIEKIRNMDQVVEVNQEDGKIQVICDKDLRSEISKTISGSDSFLTSMNIKNYALEEIYLKYFKEE; this is translated from the coding sequence ATGGAAAAAATAATCATTGCAGAAAACCTTACTAAAAAATATGGCAGTACCATAGCAGTCAATAATCTAAACCTGACCATAAATAAAGGCGAGATTTATGGACTGCTGGGACCAAACGGTGCCGGTAAGTCTACCATTATTCTTATGCTACTGGGGTTAACAGAGCCTACCTCGGGAAGCATAAGTGTAGCCGGTTTTAATTCTACCAGGGAGCCTTTAAAAGTAAAAAGGATAACCGGGTATCTGCCGGAAAAAGTTGGGTTTTATGAGGATATGACCGCCAGAGATAACTTGACCTACACTGCAGAACTCAATAATATAAAGTACAGTGAGATCCCTGAAAAGACAGATCGTGTGCTGGAAACGGTAGGCCTTCTTAAAAATAAGAATCAGCCGGTAAAACAGTTTTCCAAAGGAATGAAACAAAGGCTGGGTATAGCCGATGTTTTAATAAAGGATCCCCAGCTGGTAATTTTTGATGAGCCTACAGAAGGTTTGGACGTAAAGGTTGCCAATAGTATACTGGAAACCATTATCAGGCTGAATCAGGAAAAGGGAATAACTTTCATGCTGTCATCTCACCAGTTAAACCTGGTTCAGAAAATATGCCACCGAGTGGGAGTGCTGTCCAAGGGAAATCTCATAGGTGAAGGCGAAATCGATAAACTGGGAAGAGATTTGTTTGGCGGCGGAAAATACAGGATAGAAATAGAAATCAATCCCTTTGACCAGGGCCTGATTGAAAAAATTAGAAACATGGACCAAGTAGTAGAAGTAAACCAGGAGGATGGCAAAATTCAGGTTATCTGTGATAAGGATTTGAGGTCTGAAATATCCAAAACCATCTCTGGCTCGGATTCATTTCTTACCAGCATGAATATAAAGAATTATGCTTTGGAAGAAATTTACCTAAAATATTTTAAAGAGGAGTAA
- a CDS encoding DUF72 domain-containing protein — MDSKENLFYYGRDFNTVEINFTYYSLPNPYIFLNMVKKAKPGFLFSIKAHSSMTHHRNFTDQQRQQFFQSLKPLQDNSMLGCLLFQFPYSFKFNKKNAQYLEEIGEKFGEYPSVIEFRHNSWLREEVFNLMAKSNLAFCNVDEPGLPGLLPPTEINVGDISYIRFHGRNRKNWWNHEQAYQRYDYAYTLKELSEWIPRIEHMASKPGKIFIYFNNHYRAKAVKSARVLAGLLKESHIITSQN; from the coding sequence ATGGATAGTAAAGAAAACCTTTTCTATTATGGAAGGGATTTTAATACAGTAGAGATAAATTTTACTTATTACTCCCTGCCCAATCCTTACATATTTTTAAATATGGTTAAAAAAGCAAAACCCGGCTTTTTATTTTCCATTAAGGCCCATAGTTCCATGACTCACCATAGAAATTTTACCGACCAGCAGCGACAGCAGTTTTTTCAATCACTCAAGCCCTTGCAGGATAACTCAATGCTGGGATGTCTGTTGTTTCAATTTCCATATTCCTTTAAATTCAATAAAAAAAATGCCCAATACTTAGAAGAAATAGGGGAAAAATTTGGCGAGTACCCCTCAGTTATAGAGTTCAGGCATAATTCATGGTTAAGGGAAGAAGTATTTAATTTGATGGCAAAAAGCAATCTTGCTTTTTGCAATGTTGATGAGCCTGGTTTGCCCGGATTACTGCCGCCAACAGAAATTAATGTTGGCGATATTTCTTATATAAGGTTCCATGGCCGTAACAGGAAAAACTGGTGGAACCATGAACAGGCTTACCAGCGGTATGATTATGCCTATACCCTTAAGGAATTATCAGAATGGATACCCAGGATTGAACATATGGCTTCCAAACCCGGAAAAATATTTATATATTTTAATAACCATTACCGGGCCAAAGCAGTAAAATCAGCCAGAGTTCTGGCAGGTTTACTTAAAGAAAGCCATATTATTACTTCACAAAATTAA
- the ileS gene encoding isoleucine--tRNA ligase, which produces MFKRVEAKVNLVEMEERILKFWKDARVFEKSLQKNKHNKKFVFYEGPPTANGAPGVHHVLSRVFKDIFPRYKTMKGYYVPRKAGWDTHGLPVELEIEKKLNINSKKEIEEIGIEKFNRLCKQSVMRYEEEWKKMTERIGFWIDMDNAYYTFTNDYIETIWWILKTVWDKDLLYQGHKIVPYCTRCGTALSSHEIALGYKEVIDKTIVVKFKLKEKKNCYLLVWTTTPWTLVSNVGCAINPKATYAEVEFEDQCLVLAGDLVESVFGEEDSYRVIRKFSGKELVGKKYEPIYDYAEDSTRAYKVVPGDFVSTREGTGIVHIAPAFGEDDMSVGLKNNLPVVQMVDYDGKFKPEVDQFAKMGIEESNPVIIDDLKKRNLLFSFENHKHSYPFCWRCDSRLIYYAKKSWYIRTSKIKQQLLDSNQKVNWYPEHIKYGRFGKWLENNIDWALTRERYWGTPLPIWEDENGHRVCIGSIQELKQMAVEEFDELDLHRPYVDNVKVKCPQCGQHMHRVTEVIDVWFDSGSMPFAQFHYPFENQELFKESFPADFICEAIDQTRGWFYTMLAISTFLFKQSSYKNVLCLGLINDENGQKMSKSRGNIVEPWKILNKQGADALRWYFFTAVSPWLPKNFSVSSVDEVIRKFILTLWNTYSFFVIYANIDNFDPAKHHLKVEDRQEIDRWIISELNKTVKEVNRLLDDYNVTDSGRLIQDFVDNLSNWYVRRSRRRFWKSGTDKEKISAYKTLYECLTTVALLCAPYVPFISEEIYQNLVVGMDQDKVSVHLQDYPEDDMELIDEQLSFNMEIARKVVGLGRTIRNKLNIKTRQPLSEVIIYFDVDKKVTEAIRHFEPIIKEELNVKQVNILDDRGQLVSYDIKPNLKLLGSKYGAMVPKIKQSLEEMNPAMVALKSESSKKISMMVDGKHIDLEPDEVLVDIVNKEGLGIESDGTFTIGLPSEIEPGLLEEGFARELVHQIQNLRKEADFKIENTINTYIDCGPEEKKIIKKYDDYIKKETLTQKLNFGKKEECFNREAEVDGSSMTIAIVVVGSIV; this is translated from the coding sequence ATGTTTAAGAGAGTAGAGGCAAAAGTAAATTTAGTAGAGATGGAAGAAAGAATCCTGAAGTTCTGGAAGGATGCCCGGGTTTTTGAAAAGAGCCTTCAAAAGAACAAACATAATAAAAAATTTGTCTTCTATGAAGGTCCCCCTACAGCAAATGGTGCCCCGGGAGTCCATCATGTGTTATCCAGGGTGTTTAAGGATATATTTCCCCGGTATAAAACCATGAAAGGCTATTATGTCCCCAGAAAAGCAGGCTGGGATACCCACGGGTTACCGGTTGAGCTGGAGATTGAAAAAAAATTAAATATAAATTCAAAGAAAGAAATTGAAGAAATAGGCATCGAGAAATTTAACCGGTTATGCAAACAGAGCGTAATGCGCTATGAAGAAGAATGGAAAAAAATGACTGAGCGCATAGGCTTCTGGATTGATATGGATAATGCTTATTATACTTTTACCAATGATTATATTGAAACTATATGGTGGATACTTAAAACAGTATGGGACAAGGATCTTCTATACCAGGGGCACAAGATTGTGCCTTATTGTACCCGATGCGGTACGGCTCTATCCTCACATGAAATAGCCCTGGGATACAAGGAGGTTATTGACAAAACTATTGTGGTAAAGTTTAAGCTGAAGGAAAAGAAGAATTGTTATCTTCTGGTTTGGACTACCACCCCCTGGACCCTGGTGTCCAATGTAGGCTGCGCTATAAACCCGAAAGCAACTTATGCAGAGGTTGAATTTGAGGACCAGTGCCTGGTTCTGGCCGGGGACCTGGTGGAAAGTGTATTTGGGGAAGAAGACAGCTACAGGGTTATCCGTAAATTTAGCGGTAAAGAACTGGTGGGTAAAAAATATGAGCCCATTTATGATTATGCCGAGGACAGCACCCGGGCCTATAAGGTGGTGCCTGGCGACTTTGTCTCTACCCGGGAGGGTACAGGGATTGTACATATAGCCCCTGCCTTTGGTGAAGATGATATGAGTGTAGGGTTAAAAAACAACCTTCCTGTAGTGCAGATGGTTGACTATGATGGGAAATTCAAGCCAGAGGTAGACCAGTTTGCAAAAATGGGAATAGAGGAATCCAATCCGGTCATAATTGATGATTTAAAGAAAAGAAATCTGTTGTTCAGCTTTGAAAACCACAAGCACTCCTATCCTTTTTGTTGGAGGTGTGACAGCAGATTGATCTATTATGCTAAAAAAAGCTGGTACATAAGAACTTCTAAAATAAAGCAGCAGCTGCTGGACTCCAACCAAAAAGTTAACTGGTACCCGGAACATATAAAATATGGAAGATTCGGTAAATGGCTGGAGAATAATATAGACTGGGCCTTAACCAGGGAACGTTACTGGGGAACCCCGTTACCCATATGGGAAGATGAAAATGGTCACCGGGTATGTATAGGCAGCATACAGGAATTAAAACAAATGGCAGTGGAAGAATTTGATGAACTGGACCTCCACCGGCCCTATGTAGATAATGTAAAAGTCAAATGCCCTCAATGCGGGCAGCATATGCACAGGGTTACCGAGGTAATAGATGTATGGTTTGATTCGGGCTCAATGCCTTTTGCCCAGTTTCATTATCCTTTTGAGAACCAGGAGTTGTTTAAGGAAAGTTTTCCTGCCGATTTTATATGTGAGGCCATTGATCAAACCAGAGGCTGGTTTTATACCATGCTGGCTATATCTACTTTCCTGTTTAAACAATCAAGTTACAAGAATGTATTGTGTCTGGGCCTGATAAATGATGAAAATGGACAGAAAATGAGCAAGTCCAGGGGCAATATAGTGGAGCCCTGGAAAATACTGAACAAACAGGGCGCAGATGCTCTCAGGTGGTACTTTTTTACGGCAGTATCCCCCTGGCTGCCCAAAAATTTTTCAGTCAGTTCGGTAGATGAAGTAATCAGGAAGTTTATCCTTACCCTGTGGAACACTTATTCGTTCTTTGTAATCTATGCCAATATAGATAATTTTGATCCGGCAAAACACCATCTTAAAGTGGAAGACAGGCAGGAGATTGATAGGTGGATAATATCGGAATTAAATAAGACTGTAAAAGAGGTAAACAGATTGTTGGATGACTATAATGTTACTGACAGCGGAAGGCTTATACAGGATTTTGTAGACAATTTATCCAACTGGTATGTAAGGAGAAGCAGGAGGAGATTCTGGAAAAGCGGCACCGATAAAGAAAAAATCAGCGCCTATAAGACCCTTTATGAATGCCTTACTACCGTGGCCTTGCTGTGTGCACCCTATGTACCATTTATAAGCGAAGAAATATATCAGAATCTGGTAGTGGGAATGGACCAGGATAAGGTCAGTGTTCATCTTCAGGATTATCCTGAAGATGATATGGAACTCATAGATGAACAATTAAGTTTTAATATGGAGATAGCCAGAAAAGTGGTAGGTCTGGGTAGAACCATAAGAAACAAACTGAATATAAAGACCAGGCAGCCGCTTTCTGAGGTTATAATCTATTTTGATGTAGATAAAAAAGTTACTGAAGCCATACGTCATTTTGAGCCCATAATAAAAGAAGAGCTAAATGTTAAACAGGTAAATATCCTGGACGACAGGGGGCAGCTGGTAAGTTATGACATTAAACCTAACTTGAAGCTTTTGGGGTCCAAATACGGGGCCATGGTACCTAAAATAAAGCAAAGCCTGGAAGAGATGAACCCGGCTATGGTAGCCCTTAAATCAGAAAGCAGCAAGAAGATATCTATGATGGTAGATGGAAAACACATAGATCTGGAACCTGATGAGGTTCTGGTGGATATTGTAAACAAAGAGGGGCTGGGAATAGAGAGCGACGGAACCTTTACCATCGGCCTTCCTTCAGAGATAGAACCCGGACTTCTTGAGGAGGGTTTTGCCAGGGAACTGGTACATCAGATCCAGAACCTTAGAAAAGAAGCTGATTTTAAGATTGAAAACACCATAAACACTTACATAGATTGTGGACCGGAAGAGAAAAAGATAATTAAAAAATATGATGATTATATAAAGAAAGAAACACTTACCCAGAAACTGAATTTTGGTAAGAAAGAGGAGTGCTTTAACCGGGAGGCGGAAGTTGACGGATCCAGTATGACCATTGCTATAGTAGTGGTGGGAAGTATTGTATGA
- a CDS encoding RluA family pseudouridine synthase: MNSKPLEFVVTAQEQGKRIDRFLSENINRITRSQISILMEQGKVRVNQQSVTKSYRIKEGDRIYVLDLVKDDSPKLEPENLNLNILYEDKYLMVVSKPAGMVCHPGPGHSRHTLVNALLYHSQKLSDRGEGDRPGIVHRLDKDTSGLVVVAKDNHTHQLLSDLFKSRQVKKIYWALVWGNFSEKKGMISLPLSRSAKDRKKIAVSSDRGRQASTEFEIREQFNQCSWLSINLKTGRTHQIRVHMNYIDHPVIGDNTYRNKESAGLAQTLGLSRQFLHAIKIEFVHPIKKTGIKVEDSLPAELQSVLDRLILNKQ, encoded by the coding sequence GTGAACTCTAAACCTCTGGAGTTTGTAGTAACCGCTCAGGAACAGGGCAAAAGAATTGACCGGTTTCTTTCCGAAAATATTAACCGGATAACCCGAAGCCAGATTTCAATATTAATGGAACAGGGCAAGGTCAGGGTCAATCAGCAATCAGTAACCAAAAGTTACAGAATCAAGGAAGGCGACAGAATCTATGTCCTGGATCTGGTAAAGGATGATTCGCCTAAACTGGAGCCGGAGAACCTAAATTTAAACATTCTGTATGAGGACAAATATCTGATGGTGGTATCCAAGCCTGCGGGAATGGTATGCCATCCAGGGCCCGGCCACAGCCGGCATACCCTGGTTAATGCCCTGCTCTATCATAGCCAGAAGCTGTCGGATAGGGGGGAAGGGGATCGTCCAGGGATTGTGCACCGGCTGGATAAGGATACATCAGGCCTGGTAGTAGTGGCAAAAGATAATCATACCCATCAACTTTTATCTGATTTGTTTAAATCCAGGCAGGTAAAAAAGATATACTGGGCATTGGTATGGGGCAATTTTAGCGAAAAGAAGGGAATGATAAGCCTGCCTCTTTCCCGGTCTGCAAAAGACCGTAAAAAGATAGCAGTTAGTTCGGACCGGGGAAGGCAGGCCAGCACAGAATTTGAGATCAGGGAGCAATTCAACCAGTGCAGCTGGCTGAGCATAAATTTAAAAACAGGCAGAACTCACCAGATTAGAGTGCATATGAATTATATCGACCATCCGGTTATAGGGGATAATACATATAGAAATAAGGAATCTGCAGGACTTGCCCAGACTCTTGGATTATCCAGGCAGTTTCTGCATGCCATAAAAATAGAATTTGTGCACCCCATCAAAAAAACCGGGATAAAGGTAGAGGACAGTCTGCCCGCTGAATTGCAATCAGTTCTGGATAGACTTATCCTTAATAAGCAATAA
- a CDS encoding ABC transporter permease translates to MKSILTVYRKELTDYFSSKKFIILLGLVYVAGLSSVYVALQNIRDAASGVDANIFLKLFTTSGDILPSFITFISLFIPIIGIVFGFDAINSERRSGNLSRLMSQPIFRDSVINGKFLAGITTLAIIMGSIVLLIAGIGLRTIGVPPSSMEILRLFFFVFICIFYGTFWMGLSMLFSVIMEKTATSILTSIAIWLFLIVFLPIIANAVANAVVPLDNASTADQVKNYMIESNISRISPATLFSEAITTLLIPVGGHMFLNAQSLVSTDLSRMLLSPLSLGQSLVQVWPQLIAIISLAVICFALSYIIFMRQEIRAT, encoded by the coding sequence ATGAAAAGCATTCTTACTGTATATAGAAAAGAACTGACAGATTATTTCAGCAGTAAAAAATTTATAATACTGCTGGGGCTGGTATACGTTGCAGGATTGTCTTCTGTATATGTTGCCCTGCAAAATATCCGGGACGCAGCCAGCGGTGTAGATGCAAATATATTCTTAAAACTTTTTACCACCTCGGGAGACATACTCCCCTCATTTATAACTTTTATCAGCCTGTTTATACCCATAATAGGCATTGTTTTTGGTTTTGATGCTATAAACAGCGAAAGAAGAAGCGGTAATTTAAGCAGGCTTATGTCCCAGCCAATTTTCAGGGATAGCGTAATAAACGGAAAATTTTTAGCAGGAATTACCACCCTGGCCATAATCATGGGCAGCATAGTATTGCTGATAGCAGGAATAGGGCTTAGGACCATTGGCGTTCCCCCTTCATCCATGGAAATACTCCGGCTGTTTTTCTTTGTGTTTATATGTATATTCTATGGTACTTTCTGGATGGGACTGTCTATGCTGTTTTCAGTTATTATGGAAAAAACAGCCACCTCCATACTCACCTCTATTGCTATATGGCTGTTTCTGATAGTCTTTCTACCCATAATAGCCAATGCAGTGGCCAATGCAGTAGTTCCTCTGGATAATGCATCTACTGCTGACCAGGTAAAAAATTATATGATTGAGAGCAATATATCCAGGATATCTCCAGCCACCCTGTTTTCAGAAGCTATAACCACCCTGCTGATACCGGTAGGAGGACATATGTTTTTAAATGCTCAATCTCTGGTTTCTACTGATTTGAGCAGAATGCTGTTAAGTCCACTTTCTCTGGGGCAGAGTTTGGTTCAGGTTTGGCCACAGCTGATAGCGATTATATCCCTGGCAGTTATATGTTTCGCTCTATCTTATATAATATTTATGCGGCAGGAGATCAGGGCTACCTAA
- a CDS encoding DUF211 domain-containing protein: MSKIRRVVLDVLKPHAPSIIDLANILADIKGIEGVDISLKEMDQKVENVKITCEGEDIDYGQLEKAIIENGGSVHSIDKISAGASMVDEVLTSQD, encoded by the coding sequence ATGTCAAAAATAAGAAGAGTGGTCCTAGATGTGTTAAAACCCCATGCCCCCAGTATAATAGATCTGGCCAATATATTGGCTGATATAAAGGGGATAGAGGGGGTGGATATCAGTCTAAAAGAGATGGACCAGAAGGTGGAAAACGTTAAGATAACTTGCGAAGGCGAAGATATAGACTACGGTCAACTGGAAAAAGCCATAATTGAAAATGGCGGGTCAGTTCACAGCATAGACAAAATATCTGCGGGAGCCAGCATGGTTGATGAAGTTTTAACTTCCCAGGATTAG
- the lspA gene encoding signal peptidase II, with amino-acid sequence MKISNNNKLLNTVFVLVAVIVLAADQYTKYWIKINLPTSSSIEVVPNFFYITHIKNTGAAFGLFPNGTQVLIIISIIAILLIIVIKIILKIKSYFFNIALGLIMGGALGNLVDRYFIGEVTDFLYIVYWPIFNIADSSAVVGFAIMVIILFKEFFKKDGAVKQ; translated from the coding sequence ATGAAAATAAGCAATAATAATAAATTATTAAACACAGTTTTTGTTCTGGTAGCAGTTATTGTACTGGCCGCAGATCAGTATACCAAGTACTGGATAAAAATAAACCTTCCCACCTCCAGTTCCATTGAAGTGGTACCCAATTTTTTTTATATCACCCATATAAAAAATACGGGAGCCGCCTTTGGGCTTTTCCCCAATGGAACCCAGGTGTTAATAATCATCTCCATAATAGCTATACTTCTTATAATAGTAATAAAGATTATACTCAAGATTAAATCCTATTTTTTCAATATTGCCCTGGGCCTTATAATGGGGGGAGCTTTGGGCAATCTGGTAGACCGTTATTTTATTGGCGAAGTTACTGATTTTTTATATATAGTTTATTGGCCCATATTCAATATAGCGGACAGCTCGGCGGTAGTAGGATTTGCTATTATGGTTATAATTTTATTTAAGGAATTTTTTAAAAAAGATGGGGCAGTTAAGCAGTGA